A stretch of DNA from Cellulomonas fengjieae:
CGTCGAGGTCGGACGCCACGCGGGAGACCACCTCGAGGTCGGGCTTGAGCGCGTCCACCCCCGCAGAGCTGCAGTGCGCGTCCCGGGCGACCTTCTGGACACGGGCGCGCTGGGTGGTCGCCGTGCCGTGGAACGCGCGGAGCTGGGCGACCAGGCCGGTGCACGCGTCGACGTCGATCGAGACCTGGACCATCAGACCGGTCCATGTCCGACGATGAACGAGGCGCGCCAGTCGTCCTCGGGCACCTCGAGCGGCTCGCGGTGGCCGGCGGTCGAGCACGCGTCCTCGACCGCGCGGAAGCCTGCCAGGATCCGGGTGCCGGCCTCGCGCAGGTCGTCCTCCGCGTCGCGTCGCGGGGTGCTCGGCGGGCTCGTGACCCACGCGTCCTGGAGCGTGCGGAGCTGGGCGTCGAGCGGGTTGCCGCCCGACGGGCTCACGTGCCCGGTCGCGTCGGTCACCTGGTGCACCGCGGCGAGAATCGCGACGCGCAGCCGGTTGGTCGTCGGTTCCAGCATCCTGCAGCCCCCTACGGCGTCCGGCCTGTCCTGCGGTCGGTCGCGGGACAGGCTAGCGGGGGAGGCGCCCGCCCGGCGCGGGTTTTGTCCGGCCGTCGTCCCGTCAGGCCGTCCGACACGGCCTGCGGCCCCTGGTAACATGGTCGCTGCCGTATGAACGGCCGCGGAACGAGAGAGCCCGGGTGGATCTGCCCCGGCGCACCGCGCAACGAGACAACCTGGAGAACCGTGCCGCTCGAAAGTGCCGTCAAGCAGTCCATCATGACCGAACACGCCACCCACGAGGGTGACACCGGTTCGCCCGAGGTCCAGATCGCGATGCTGACGCAGCGCATCAAGGACCTCACGGAGCACCTCAAGACCCACAAGCACGACCACCACAGCCGCCGCGGCCTGCTGCTGCTCGTCGGTAAGCGTCGTCGCCTGCTGGGCTACCTCCAGAAGGTCGACATCAACCGCTACCGCAGCCTCATCGAGAAGCTCGGCCTGCGCCGATAGCGCCTCGCACCAGCCCGGACCCGCTGAAGGGTCCGGGCTGGTGTGTCGTCACGGCTCGCGCACCACCCGCACGAACAGCACCACCAGCACGAACAGCACGAACAGCACCACCAGCACGAACAGCACCACACACCGCGTCGGTCCGCTCGGTCCGGTCCTCGGTAGTGGCTTCCGGAAGACCGCACGACGGGTCCGGTGGCCTCGATCGAAGATCGCTCGCGGACGGCCGGCGCCTTCAAGAAAGAGGAGGGCACCCATGGAGGGTCCCGAGATCCAGTTCGCCGAGGCCGTGATCGACAACGGTCGCTTCGGCACCCGCACGGTCCGCTTCGAGACCGGCCGCATCGCCAAGCAGGCCGCCGGTGCCGCCGTCGCCTACCTCGACGGAGAGACGACGCTGCTCGCCGCCACGACGGCCGGCAAGCACCCCAAGGAGCAGTTCGACTTCTTCCCGCTGACGATCGACGTCGAGGAGCGGTCGTACGCGGCCGGCAAGATCCCCGGCTCGTTCTTCCGCCGTGAGGGTCGCCCCAGCACCGAGGCCATCCTCGCGTGCCGCCTGATCGACCGCCCGCTGCGCCCCCTGTTCGTCAAGGGCCTGCGCAACGAGGTCCAGGTCGTCATCACCGTGCTGTCGATCCACCCGGACGACTCGTACGACACGCTGGCCATCAACGCCGCGTCGCTCTCGACGCAGCTGTCCGGCCTGCCGTTCTCCGGCCCCGTCGCCGGTGTGCGCGTCGCGCTCGTCGACGGCCAGTGGGTGGCGTTCCCGCGCTACTCCGAGCGTGAGCGTGCGACGTTCGACATGGTCGTCGCGGGCCGTGTCGTCGGTGACGATGTCGCGATCGCCATGATCGAGGCCGAGGCGCCCGAGAAGTCCTGGAACATCATCAAGTTCGAGGGTGGCATCGCCCCCACGGAGGAGATCGTCGCCCAGGGCATCGAGGCCGCCAAGCCGTTCATCAAGGTGCTCGTCCAGGCCCAGCAGGAGCTCGCCTCGAAGGCCGCCAAGGAGACCCAGGTCTTCCCGACGTTCCCCGAGTACCAGAGCGACGCGTATGCAGCCGTCGAGGCCGCGTCGACGCAGTCGCTGAGCGACGCGCTGAGCATCGCGGACAAGCAGACCCGCGAGAACCGCCTCGACGAGATCAAGGCCGAGGTCGTCGGGCAGCTCTCCGAGCAGTTCGAGGGCCGCGAGAAGGAGCTCTCCGCCGCGTACCGCGCGGTGCAGAAGAAGCTCATCCGCCAGCGCATCCTCACGGACGGCTTCCGCATCGACGGTCGCGGCCTGCGGGACATCCGCACGCTGTCGGCCGAGGTCGAGGTCCTGCCCCGCGTGCACGGCTCGGCGATCTTCGAGCGCGGCGAGACCCAGATCCTGGGTGTCACCACGCTGAACATGCTCCGCATGGAGCAGCAGCTCGACACGCTCGCGCCGGAGACGCGCAAGCGCTACATGCACAACTACAACTTCCCGCCCTACTCGACCGGTGAGACGGGTCGTGTCGGTTCGCCGAAGCGTCGCGAGATCGGTCACGGGGCGCTCGCCGAGCGCGCGCTCATGCCGGTGCTGCCGAGCCGCGAGGAGTTCCCGTACGCCATCCGTCAGGTCTCCGAGGCGCTGAGCTCCAACGGCTCGACGTCGATGGGCTCGGTCTGCGCGTCCACCCTGTCGCTGCTCAACGCCGGTGTGCCGCTGCGCGCGCCGGTCGCGGGCATCGCCATGGGCCTGGTCTCCGACACGGTCGACGGTGAGACCCGCTACGCGGCGCTCACGGACATCCTCGGCGCCGAGGACGCGTTCGGTGACATGGACTTCAAGGTCGCCGGTACCCGCGAGTTCATCACGGCCATCCAGCTCGACACCAAGCTCGAGGGCATCCCCGCCTCGGTGCTCGGCGGCGCGCTCACGCAGGCCAAGGAGGCTCGCCTGGCGATCCTCGACGTCATCGCCGAGGCGATCGACGTGCCCGACGAGATGAGCCCGTTCGCTCCTCGCGTCATCTCGGTGCAGGTCCCGATCGACAAGATCGGCGAGGTCATCGGGCCGAAGGGCAAGATGATCAACCAGATCCAGGCCGAGACCGGAGCCGACATCTCCATCGAGGACGACGGCACGGTCTACATCGGCGCCGTCGACGGTCCGTCGGCGGAGGCCGCGCGTGCGGCGATCAACGCGATCGCCAACCCGCACATGCCCGAGATCGGGGAGCGCTTCGTCGGCACGGTCGTCAAGACCACGACGTTCGGCGCGTTCATCTCCCTGTCGCCGGGCAAGGACGGTCTGCTGCACATCTCGCAGATCCGCAAGCTCGTCGGCGGTCGCCGCGTCGAGAACGTCGAGGACGTCCTGGCCGTGGGCCAGAAGGTCCAGGTCGAGATCGGCGAGATCGACCCGCGGGGCAAGCTGTCGCTGCACGCGGTCATCGAAGAGGGCACCGAGGGTGCGGACGGGTCGGCCGACACGGCCGACGCGATCGCGACCGAGCCGGCCGAAGCCTGACGATGCCGTTGGACCTTCCGCTCGTCCGCCCGGGTCAGCCCGGGGCCGAGCAGTCCGTCGGGCAGGACGGTGACGCGATCGTGCGTCGTTCCGTCCTGCCCGGCGGGGTCCGCGTGCTCACCGAGCACATGCCGGGCCTGCGATCGGCCACCGTCGGGGCCTGGGTGGGGGTGGGCTCGCGCGACGAGTCCGACGGCCACCACGGCTCGACCCACTTCCTCGAGCACCTGCTGTTCAAGGGCACCGCGCGCCGCACCGCGATGGACATCGCGGAGGCGTTCGACGCCGTCGGCGGCGAGGCGAACGCCGCCACCGGCAAGGAGCACACCTGCTACTACGCGCGGGTGCTCGACACCGACCTGCCGATGGCGGTCGACGTCATCGCGGACATGGTCACCTCCGCGCGGCTGGACGCCGACGAGCTCGAGACCGAGCGCGGCGTGATCCTCGAAGAGCTCGCGATGAACGACGACGACCCGAGCGACGTCGTGCACGAGCAGTTCGCCGCCACCGTGCTGGGCGGCCACGCACTCGGCCGCCCGATCGGCGGCACCCCCGACACGATCCGCGCGGTTCCGCGAGAGGCCGTGTGGGAGCACTACCGCCAGCACTACCGCCCGTCGACCCTCGTCGTCACGGCCGCGGGCGGCGTCGACCACGACGTGCTGTGCGAGCAGGTCGCCGAGGCGCTGACCACGGGTGGCTGGCCCCTCGACGACGGCGCCGAGCCCCGCAGCCGTCGGTTGCTGACGGACGTCGCGGTCCAGGCCGGGCAGGACGGCATCCCCGCGCAGGGGGTGGAGCGGACCATCCGACGGCAGACCGAGCAGGCCAACGTCATCATCGGCGGCACGTCGCTGACCGCCACCGACCCCCGGCGGTTCACGCTGTCGGTCCTCAACGCGGTCCTGGGTGGCGGCATGTCGTCGCGGCTGTTCCAGGAGATCCGCGAGCGGCGCGGGCTGGCGTACTCCACGTACTCCTTCGCGTCCGTGCACGCCGACACGGGTGTCTTCGGGCTCTACGCGGGCTGCACGCCCGGCAAGGTCGACGAGGTCGTGGCCCTGATGGTCGCGGAGTGGGAGCGGATGGCCGACGCGCCGATCACGGCCGCCGAGCTCGAGCGGTCCAAGGGTCAGCTGGCCGGTGGCCTGGTGCTCGGCATGGAGGACTCCGGCTCACGGATGAGCAGGCTGGGCAAGTCGGAGCTGGTGCACGGGTCGCTGCTGAGCATCGACGAGTCGCTGGACCGGATCCGCACGGTCTCCGCGGCGGACGTGCAGGACCTCGCCGCGGAGCTCGCGTCACGTCCCCGCTCGGTGGTCCGCGTCGGCCCCTTCGGGGACTGAGCGACACACCGTCCGGCCCCGACGTCGTGGCGCGACCGCGCCGGCGCGCACCCGTCTCGGGCCGGCGGTGTGCGTTGGGGGGTGGCGCCGACGAGGTGACCGCGCCGCGCAGGTAGGTGCGTGCCTCCGGCGGAGCATGCGAAGCGTTTCGAATCGCTGTCACCGTGTACGCGCGGGCGCGGACCGCCTAGCGTCTCTCTGGTACCGATTGTGAGCGTTAACATCACCTCGACGGAGAGGTCCCGGCATGAACGAGGAGCTCGGACGACCGGAGTCGAACCGCTCGAGCGCGTGGCTCTCGCGCCGTCTCGTCCTGCAGCTGGCGGGCGTGGCGGGTCTGGCCGCCGCGGCCGGACCCCACCTCGGACCGATCGCCCGGTCGTACGCCGCGGAGCTGGGCCTGGCTCGCGCCGAGCTCGGTACCCGCGCCCGGCCCTTCGAGCTCGGGCAGGTGCGCCTGGCCGCGAGCCGCTGGACCCAGAACCAGGACCGCACGCTCGCGTACCTGCGCAGCGTCGACGTGGACCGCCTGCTGTACAACTTCCGCGCCAACCACCGGCTCTCGACCCAGAACGCCCAGCCGCTCGGCGGCTGGGAGGCTCCCACCTTCCCGTTCCGCAGCCACAGCCAGGGCCACTTCCTCACCGCCTGGGCCCAGGCGTGGGCCGTCCTCGGCGACACCACGTGCCGCGACAAGGCTGCGGCGATGGTGACCGAGCTCGCCAGGTGCCAGGCCAACAACGGCGCGGCGGGGTTCGCCGCGGGGTACCTGTCCGGCTTCCCGGAGTCCGAGTTCTCCGTCGTCGAGACGGGGACCGGTAACGGCAACGTCCCGTACTACGCGATCCACAAGACGCTCGCGGGGCTGCTCGACGTGTGGCGGCTCCTGGGCAGCACGCAGGCGCGCGACGTGCTGCTGCGGTTCGCCGCCTGGGTCGACGCCCGCACGGCCCGGCTGTCGCAGGCGCAGATGCAGACCTGCCTCCGGGTCGAGTTCGGGGGCATGAACGCGGTCCTCGCCGACCTCTACCTCATGACCGACGACCGGCGCTGGCTCACCGTGGCGCAGCGCTTCGACCACGCCTCGGTGTTCGACCCCCTCGCCGCGAACCGGGACCAGCTGAACGGGCTGCACGCCAACACGCAGGTGCCCAAGTGGGTCGGTGCCGCGCGGGAGTACAAGTCCACCGGGACGACCCGCTACCGGGACATCGCCCGCAACGCGTGGGCCATCACGGTGGGCGCTCACACGTACGCCATCGGCGGCAACAGCGAGGCCGAGCACTTCCGGCCCGCCGGCGCGATCTCCACGTACCTCGACGTCGACACGTGCGAGCAGTGCAACACGTACAACATGCTCAAGCTGACCCGCGAGCTGTGGTCGCTCGAGCCCGACGACCCGCGCTACTTCGACTTCTACGAGCGGGCGCTGCTCAACCACCTGCTCGGCGCGCAGAACCCGTCCGACCCTCTCGGCGGCTTCTCGTACTTCACCCCGCTGCGTCCGGGTGGTCGCCGAGGCGTGTCCGCCGGTCCTGCCTGGGGCGGGGGCACGTTCTCCACGCCGTACACGACGTTCTGGTGCTGCCAGGGCACCGGGATCGAGACGAGCACGAAGCTCATGGACTCGATCTACTTCTCCGAGGGCACCACCCTCACGGTCAACCTGTTCATGCCCTCGACGCTCTCCTGGACGGCACGCGACCTGACGGTCACCCAGGCCACGACCTACCCCGTGGGCGACAGCACCACCCTCACGATCGGCGGGCGGCCGTCGGGTTCCTGGACGGTCCGGGTACGCGTCCCCGCCTGGGCCGCCGGCGCCTCGCTGACGCTGAACGGAGCGCCCCTGGGTGTCGCGGCCGCCCCCGGCACGTACGCGGCGGTGACCCGTACCTGGGCGGCCGGCGACGCGCTCACGGTCCGACTGCCGATGAGCGTGCGCGTCGAGGCGACGAACGACGACCCCGGCACCGGTGCCGTGTTCTACGGGCCGGTCGTCCTCTCGGGTGACTACGGCGACCGGACGTTGTCGGGACCGCCGGCGCTCGACGTCGCGTCCGTCACCCGCACCGGCACCTCGTCGCTCGCGTTCAGCGCCCGGGCCGACGGGCAGGACGTCCGGCTCGGCCCGTTCTACGAGGCGCACGGTCACAACTACACCGTCTACTGGCGCACCGGCGGGCAGGCCGGTGGTGCCGCGGGGTCGTCGGGGCCCTACCGGCTGGTCAACGTCGGCAGCGGCCTCGTCCTCGGCGTCGCCGGCATGTCCACGGCCGACGGGGGCCTGGCGCTGCAGTGGGCCGACAACGGGAGCGCCGACCACGACTGGGTGCTCGTGCCCGATGGTGACGCGCTCAAGCTCCGCAACGTGCACAGCGGCAAGGTGCTCGGCGTGGAGAACATGTCGACGACGGACGGTGCGCGGGTCCTGCAGTGGGGCGACACGGGCACGGCGGACCACCGCTGGGTGCTGGTGGACGCCGGTGACGGGACCCACCGCGTGCGCAACGTGCACACGTCGCGCGCGCTGGGCCTGCAGGGCAACGCGACCGCGCAGGGCGCGCAGGCTGTCATGTCGGGCGACGACGGGAGCGTCGACAACCGCTGGCGCGTCGTGCCCACGGGGGCGCGGCGCCTGCAGAACCGCAACAGCGGCCTCGTGCTGGGGGTGTCCGGCATGTCGACCGCCGACGGCGCGCTCGTCGTGCAGTGGGTCGACACCGGCACGGCGGACCACCGGTGGACGGCGACGCTCGGCAGCGACGGGCTGCGCCTGCGCAACCAGCACACCGGCAAGGTGCTGGCCGTCGACGGCACCGGCAACGGCGGCCGGGCGATCTCGACCACGGACACGGGCGCCGCGAGCCAGCGGTGGCGGCTGCGGTACGGGGCCGACGGCTACTTCCGGCTGCAGAGCGCGACGGGCCGCGTGCTGGGTGTGG
This window harbors:
- the rpsO gene encoding 30S ribosomal protein S15, with the protein product MPLESAVKQSIMTEHATHEGDTGSPEVQIAMLTQRIKDLTEHLKTHKHDHHSRRGLLLLVGKRRRLLGYLQKVDINRYRSLIEKLGLRR
- a CDS encoding polyribonucleotide nucleotidyltransferase, yielding MEGPEIQFAEAVIDNGRFGTRTVRFETGRIAKQAAGAAVAYLDGETTLLAATTAGKHPKEQFDFFPLTIDVEERSYAAGKIPGSFFRREGRPSTEAILACRLIDRPLRPLFVKGLRNEVQVVITVLSIHPDDSYDTLAINAASLSTQLSGLPFSGPVAGVRVALVDGQWVAFPRYSERERATFDMVVAGRVVGDDVAIAMIEAEAPEKSWNIIKFEGGIAPTEEIVAQGIEAAKPFIKVLVQAQQELASKAAKETQVFPTFPEYQSDAYAAVEAASTQSLSDALSIADKQTRENRLDEIKAEVVGQLSEQFEGREKELSAAYRAVQKKLIRQRILTDGFRIDGRGLRDIRTLSAEVEVLPRVHGSAIFERGETQILGVTTLNMLRMEQQLDTLAPETRKRYMHNYNFPPYSTGETGRVGSPKRREIGHGALAERALMPVLPSREEFPYAIRQVSEALSSNGSTSMGSVCASTLSLLNAGVPLRAPVAGIAMGLVSDTVDGETRYAALTDILGAEDAFGDMDFKVAGTREFITAIQLDTKLEGIPASVLGGALTQAKEARLAILDVIAEAIDVPDEMSPFAPRVISVQVPIDKIGEVIGPKGKMINQIQAETGADISIEDDGTVYIGAVDGPSAEAARAAINAIANPHMPEIGERFVGTVVKTTTFGAFISLSPGKDGLLHISQIRKLVGGRRVENVEDVLAVGQKVQVEIGEIDPRGKLSLHAVIEEGTEGADGSADTADAIATEPAEA
- a CDS encoding M16 family metallopeptidase yields the protein MPLDLPLVRPGQPGAEQSVGQDGDAIVRRSVLPGGVRVLTEHMPGLRSATVGAWVGVGSRDESDGHHGSTHFLEHLLFKGTARRTAMDIAEAFDAVGGEANAATGKEHTCYYARVLDTDLPMAVDVIADMVTSARLDADELETERGVILEELAMNDDDPSDVVHEQFAATVLGGHALGRPIGGTPDTIRAVPREAVWEHYRQHYRPSTLVVTAAGGVDHDVLCEQVAEALTTGGWPLDDGAEPRSRRLLTDVAVQAGQDGIPAQGVERTIRRQTEQANVIIGGTSLTATDPRRFTLSVLNAVLGGGMSSRLFQEIRERRGLAYSTYSFASVHADTGVFGLYAGCTPGKVDEVVALMVAEWERMADAPITAAELERSKGQLAGGLVLGMEDSGSRMSRLGKSELVHGSLLSIDESLDRIRTVSAADVQDLAAELASRPRSVVRVGPFGD
- a CDS encoding beta-L-arabinofuranosidase domain-containing protein → MNEELGRPESNRSSAWLSRRLVLQLAGVAGLAAAAGPHLGPIARSYAAELGLARAELGTRARPFELGQVRLAASRWTQNQDRTLAYLRSVDVDRLLYNFRANHRLSTQNAQPLGGWEAPTFPFRSHSQGHFLTAWAQAWAVLGDTTCRDKAAAMVTELARCQANNGAAGFAAGYLSGFPESEFSVVETGTGNGNVPYYAIHKTLAGLLDVWRLLGSTQARDVLLRFAAWVDARTARLSQAQMQTCLRVEFGGMNAVLADLYLMTDDRRWLTVAQRFDHASVFDPLAANRDQLNGLHANTQVPKWVGAAREYKSTGTTRYRDIARNAWAITVGAHTYAIGGNSEAEHFRPAGAISTYLDVDTCEQCNTYNMLKLTRELWSLEPDDPRYFDFYERALLNHLLGAQNPSDPLGGFSYFTPLRPGGRRGVSAGPAWGGGTFSTPYTTFWCCQGTGIETSTKLMDSIYFSEGTTLTVNLFMPSTLSWTARDLTVTQATTYPVGDSTTLTIGGRPSGSWTVRVRVPAWAAGASLTLNGAPLGVAAAPGTYAAVTRTWAAGDALTVRLPMSVRVEATNDDPGTGAVFYGPVVLSGDYGDRTLSGPPALDVASVTRTGTSSLAFSARADGQDVRLGPFYEAHGHNYTVYWRTGGQAGGAAGSSGPYRLVNVGSGLVLGVAGMSTADGGLALQWADNGSADHDWVLVPDGDALKLRNVHSGKVLGVENMSTTDGARVLQWGDTGTADHRWVLVDAGDGTHRVRNVHTSRALGLQGNATAQGAQAVMSGDDGSVDNRWRVVPTGARRLQNRNSGLVLGVSGMSTADGALVVQWVDTGTADHRWTATLGSDGLRLRNQHTGKVLAVDGTGNGGRAISTTDTGAASQRWRLRYGADGYFRLQSATGRVLGVDSMSTTQGAQALVWDDSGTADHLWRFV